GCTCGAACGGGTGCTGCTCGAAGACGCTCCGGATCCGCTCCGCGTAAGTCACGGCGCCGGCCTTGGACGTGTCCACCAGCAGGATGGCGAACTCGTCGCCCCCGAACCGGCTCACGACCGTGAAGTTCCGGGAGTGCCGGAGGAGGAGCCGGGCCGCGTCACGGAGGACCACGTCGCCCCCGCCCTGCCCGGCGTGCTCGTTGACGGCGCGGAAGCCGTCGAGGTTCAGCAGCACGAGGGCGACCGGCTCGCTCGAGCGCGGGAAGCGCCGGCACTCCTCGTGGAGGCGAGCCAGGAAGTAGCGCCGGTTGTAGACGTCGGTGAGCGCGTCCTTGAGCGCCAGCGCCTCGAGGCGCGTGTTGCGGATCGCCACGCCGGCCTGGAGGGCGAGCGCCCGGACCAGCGGCTCGTAGCGGGTGTCGAAGGGCACGACCCGGCCATCACGATCGAGCGCGTTGATGAGCTGCAGGACGCCGAGGATCTTGCCCGACGGGTCCTGGAGGGGGAGGACCAGGACGGACAGC
The Candidatus Methylomirabilota bacterium genome window above contains:
- a CDS encoding sensor domain-containing diguanylate cyclase produces the protein MAGDELSRAYQDLVEIALALTRETELPILLDRILTEARRFTGAEAGTLYLLEGDRLQFSVVQNDALTRRLGADEMRRCLQVEPLRLDEPSLAGHVALTGDILNLHDPQMIPPDRPYGFNGKVDARCRYRTLSVLVLPLQDPSGKILGVLQLINALDRDGRVVPFDTRYEPLVRALALQAGVAIRNTRLEALALKDALTDVYNRRYFLARLHEECRRFPRSSEPVALVLLNLDGFRAVNEHAGQGGGDVVLRDAARLLLRHSRNFTVVSRFGGDEFAILLVDTSKAGAVTYAERIRSVFEQHPFE